From the genome of Bacteroides sp. MSB163, one region includes:
- a CDS encoding CPBP family intramembrane glutamic endopeptidase, translated as MFVFLSMWIIPFILLTKYGRKGIGLKRPAHWWRIGVSFLSGGVICLAIFGLFSFLYGQSVENAFVYIGGNNPSSGITGDDKLLYFTIAVIPSMIFSPIGEEFLYRGIIHGCFVPKFGETKASYFDSLAFALTHVAHFGIVYTLETWCFLPIPALLWVFSMFIVSQVFFRCKLYCDSLWGAIAAHSGFNFVMMYGIFYLL; from the coding sequence ATGTTCGTATTTTTAAGCATGTGGATTATCCCGTTCATTCTTCTTACAAAGTATGGTCGGAAAGGCATAGGGCTTAAACGTCCCGCGCATTGGTGGAGAATAGGAGTTTCTTTCCTGTCTGGCGGAGTTATTTGCTTGGCCATATTCGGTTTATTTTCTTTTCTGTATGGACAATCTGTCGAAAACGCATTTGTATATATCGGGGGAAATAATCCCAGCAGTGGTATAACAGGAGATGATAAATTGTTGTACTTCACAATCGCTGTTATTCCAAGCATGATATTTAGTCCGATAGGCGAAGAATTCCTGTATCGAGGCATTATTCACGGGTGCTTTGTCCCTAAGTTCGGAGAGACAAAGGCTTCATACTTTGATTCACTGGCTTTTGCATTAACGCATGTAGCTCATTTTGGGATCGTTTATACATTGGAAACATGGTGCTTCTTGCCGATTCCTGCTTTGCTTTGGGTGTTTTCAATGTTTATAGTCAGCCAGGTATTTTTCAGATGCAAGCTATATTGTGATTCACTTTGGGGAGCAATTGCGGCACATTCGGGATTTAATTTCGTAATGATGTACGGTATATTCTATTTGTTATAA
- a CDS encoding DUF1349 domain-containing protein, with translation MKSNTIYQVILAGSIILASCQSNNSAKQDESQQTMNKTVVNKVTDCKISAGNITFTNAINGAENCVKLLDDGALEFHCAEGLDFFSDPNGKLSNTTLPILLVPVENTKPFTLIAKVTPEFTTEGLYNAADLFVYSCDSLWQKLAFEQDEYGNHRIVTVRTQGTSDDNNHDKLDVSSVYLKISSDTKTIASYYSIDKKKWNMVRLYKNYYPNNIYLGISSQCPQKGSCTSRFEEISLSHDNVSDFRLGE, from the coding sequence ATGAAAAGTAATACTATTTATCAAGTAATTCTTGCAGGAAGCATCATATTGGCTTCTTGCCAATCCAACAATTCTGCTAAGCAAGACGAGTCTCAACAAACAATGAACAAAACAGTTGTAAACAAAGTTACAGATTGCAAAATCAGTGCGGGAAACATCACTTTCACTAATGCTATCAATGGAGCTGAAAATTGCGTGAAACTGCTTGATGATGGCGCATTGGAATTCCATTGTGCCGAAGGACTGGATTTCTTCAGTGACCCGAATGGAAAACTGTCAAATACAACGCTTCCTATTCTGCTTGTCCCCGTTGAGAACACGAAACCTTTTACGTTAATAGCCAAGGTTACTCCGGAGTTCACAACAGAGGGATTGTATAATGCAGCCGACCTTTTTGTATATTCTTGTGATTCACTTTGGCAGAAACTGGCATTTGAACAGGATGAATATGGTAACCACCGTATTGTTACAGTAAGAACACAAGGAACATCCGATGACAATAATCATGACAAATTAGATGTTTCATCTGTTTACCTGAAAATTTCATCTGATACAAAAACCATTGCCAGCTATTATTCCATTGACAAGAAAAAATGGAATATGGTTCGTCTATACAAGAATTATTATCCAAATAACATTTATTTGGGTATCAGTAGCCAGTGTCCTCAAAAAGGCAGCTGCACAAGTCGTTTTGAAGAAATTTCTTTGTCTCACGATAATGTTAGCGATTTCCGCTTGGGAGAATAA
- a CDS encoding site-specific DNA-methyltransferase produces the protein MNKLRMQTKNQADENFTKLAALFPNAVTETIDINGNLVRAIDKDILMQEISTCVVEGRDERYQFTWPDKRKAILAANAPSTNTLRPCIKESYGDFNTTENLYIEGDNLEVLKLLQENYLDAVKLIYIDPPYNTGKEFVYSDKFSQTTSEYMLRSGQYDEDGNQLSPNMESNGRFHTDWLNMMYSRLKIARNLLTKDGVIFISIDQNEVENLKKICNELFGSTNFVGEIIWQSATDNNPRQISTEHEYILCFAKDVNFLTPWFIESDKAQKINEQYKLIKHKTTDIAEQQKQLRQWIKANEIDLKGVSHYNNVDERGVYSNSTNSSNTKPGGYTFDIIHPVTGKPCVKPAFGWRWTEKTFWDYDKVGDIEWGKDETTQPHVKKRIETVKEQFKSIYYEDGRASTKQLEQLLGGKKIFDNPKSVLLLSRIIGFAAPDDDCVILDFFSGSATTAHAVMEMNAKNGTHKKFIMVQLQEPTEPASKAGFKNICEIGKERIRQASKMLKETYPNASFDAGFRVLKLDSSNMQQVWYTPNDYVAQNLFESTVDNVKLDRTADDLLFQAMLELDCPLSSKIETTIIHGKTVYSVADGYMMACFEPGVTDEVISEIAQSKPYYFVMRDNCMANDSVAVNFEQLFKSYSPDTHLKVY, from the coding sequence ATGAATAAACTAAGAATGCAAACAAAGAATCAGGCAGATGAGAACTTCACAAAACTCGCTGCACTGTTTCCAAATGCTGTGACGGAAACTATTGATATCAATGGTAACCTAGTTAGAGCTATTGATAAAGACATACTGATGCAAGAGATTTCTACATGTGTCGTAGAAGGTAGAGATGAACGTTACCAGTTCACTTGGCCAGACAAAAGAAAAGCTATTCTTGCTGCAAATGCTCCAAGTACGAATACGCTTCGCCCTTGTATAAAAGAAAGCTATGGAGACTTTAATACAACCGAAAATCTTTATATAGAAGGTGACAATCTTGAAGTTCTTAAACTCCTGCAAGAGAATTATTTGGATGCAGTCAAACTGATTTATATAGATCCACCTTATAATACAGGTAAAGAATTCGTGTATTCAGACAAATTTTCTCAGACTACATCAGAATATATGTTGCGTTCCGGCCAATATGATGAAGATGGAAATCAGCTATCTCCAAATATGGAGTCTAATGGACGCTTCCATACTGACTGGCTTAATATGATGTATTCTCGTTTAAAGATTGCTCGCAATCTACTTACAAAAGACGGTGTAATATTTATTAGTATTGACCAGAATGAGGTTGAGAATTTGAAAAAGATTTGTAATGAACTATTTGGATCAACAAATTTTGTTGGTGAAATTATTTGGCAATCGGCTACAGATAACAACCCTCGTCAAATATCAACAGAGCATGAGTACATTCTTTGTTTTGCAAAGGATGTGAATTTCCTTACCCCATGGTTTATTGAGTCTGACAAAGCTCAAAAGATTAATGAGCAATATAAATTGATAAAGCATAAAACCACTGACATTGCTGAACAGCAGAAACAATTACGCCAATGGATAAAAGCCAATGAGATAGATTTAAAGGGAGTATCTCATTACAACAATGTGGATGAACGTGGTGTGTACAGTAATTCCACAAATTCATCTAATACAAAACCTGGTGGTTATACATTTGATATCATTCACCCTGTTACTGGTAAACCGTGTGTGAAGCCTGCATTTGGTTGGCGCTGGACTGAAAAAACTTTCTGGGATTACGATAAGGTTGGTGATATTGAGTGGGGAAAAGATGAAACAACACAACCTCACGTTAAAAAGCGAATTGAGACTGTTAAAGAACAGTTTAAAAGTATATATTACGAAGATGGTAGAGCTTCAACCAAGCAACTAGAACAATTGCTTGGTGGCAAAAAAATATTTGATAATCCAAAATCTGTTCTTTTATTAAGTCGTATTATTGGTTTTGCAGCACCAGATGATGATTGTGTTATCTTGGACTTCTTCTCTGGCTCTGCAACAACTGCTCATGCTGTAATGGAGATGAATGCAAAAAATGGTACTCATAAAAAGTTTATCATGGTACAGTTGCAGGAGCCTACTGAACCAGCAAGTAAGGCAGGTTTCAAAAATATTTGTGAGATAGGAAAAGAACGTATACGACAAGCATCTAAGATGCTAAAAGAAACATACCCCAATGCTTCGTTTGATGCTGGTTTTCGTGTGTTAAAACTAGATTCAAGTAACATGCAGCAAGTATGGTATACTCCTAACGATTATGTTGCACAGAACTTATTTGAATCTACTGTTGATAATGTAAAACTAGACAGAACAGCTGATGATTTATTATTTCAGGCTATGTTGGAATTAGATTGTCCTCTCTCAAGTAAAATTGAGACAACTATTATTCATGGTAAAACTGTATATTCAGTTGCAGATGGTTATATGATGGCTTGTTTTGAACCGGGAGTTACTGATGAAGTTATTTCTGAAATAGCTCAAAGCAAACCATATTATTTTGTAATGCGAGATAATTGTATGGCAAACGATAGTGTTGCTGTTAACTTTGAACAGTTATTTAAGTCATATAGCCCTGATACCCATCTTAAGGTATATTAA
- a CDS encoding sugar O-acetyltransferase, with protein sequence MKTELEKCLAGEPFNGGDKVLADMTLNAKRLLKRLNETDYADTEQRKRIFHDLFGKMGEHVHIDIDFHCEYGKHIFIGDQVIINMNCTFVDNNIIEIGDNVLIASNVQIYTATHSTKLQERVVADWEAGEGICKTYALPVRINDGAWIGGGAIILPGVTIGKNSVIGAGSIVTHSIPDNCVAVGNPCRVIKQIDNEVV encoded by the coding sequence ATGAAAACAGAATTAGAAAAGTGCTTAGCCGGAGAACCGTTTAATGGCGGTGACAAAGTATTGGCAGATATGACGCTGAATGCTAAAAGATTGTTGAAGCGGCTAAATGAAACGGACTATGCCGACACGGAACAGAGAAAGCGAATCTTTCATGATTTGTTCGGCAAGATGGGAGAACATGTTCACATCGATATTGATTTCCATTGCGAATACGGGAAGCATATTTTCATCGGTGACCAGGTTATCATCAATATGAACTGTACGTTTGTAGACAACAACATCATCGAGATAGGCGACAATGTGTTGATAGCGTCCAATGTACAGATATACACGGCTACCCACTCTACCAAATTACAAGAAAGAGTCGTGGCGGATTGGGAAGCAGGAGAAGGTATTTGCAAAACCTATGCACTCCCCGTGAGAATAAATGATGGAGCGTGGATTGGTGGTGGTGCAATAATCCTACCGGGAGTGACAATCGGGAAAAACAGTGTCATAGGTGCCGGCAGTATAGTAACCCACTCTATTCCTGACAACTGCGTAGCCGTAGGAAATCCTTGCAGGGTGATTAAACAAATTGATAATGAAGTAGTTTAA
- a CDS encoding type III restriction-modification system endonuclease — translation MKEMKFNFKIQPYQTDAVESIVGVFAGQPKFDETSDNTIYARDFGKKVKTVSKEEIQALQLHFNDLGDSIDVSDAEEQLDAAGYRNADIVLSDQQLLENINTIQAQQNIYKSSKLFSDIGRVSLDVEMETGTGKTYVYVKTMFELNKQYGWSKFIVVVPSIAIREGVKKSMEMTVEHFMEHYGKKARFFIYNSSNLNALDKFSSDAGINVMIINTQAFATSMKKDAKNKESRIIYSKRDEFNSRRPIDVIKVNRPIVILDEPQKMGGAATQTGIKNFNPLFLINYSATHKNHHNEVYVLDALDAYNKKLVKKIQVKGFEIHNLRGTDRYIFFEKIVVSSNKPPMAKLEIEVRQANGVTRKTKLLSIRDNLYLASNGLQQYKNGYTINNIDPDINTIEFVNGETMKTGDVVGDISEKDMRRIQIRETIQSHFEKEEALFHKGIKTLSLFFIDHVSMYRQYDEDGEEFLGEYGKIFEEEYNNILNDKLRLFGSSGDEAEKDDYQIYLCRFDTHDIHRGYFSVDKKGHSVNSELKKGSDISDDISAYDLILKNKERLLSFDEPTRFIFSHSALREGWDNPNVFQICTLKHSDSATTKRQEVGRGLRLAVNSSGTRMDAQTIGEDLVHEINKLTVIASESYTTFVTDLQKETRDVLYDRPTKATTEYFKGKILKVGENIITIDDQQAASIISYLVDNDYIDSKGGITEEYHKATISGTLEPLPKKLRDMEEPVHKLIQSIFDEHALDGMFENGHNTTIEDNPLNENFYKKEFQDLWKKINHKYAYTVSFDSEELIKNASEAINKDLHVAQVRYSITTGQQNETISQLQIKSGTTFSGGSSLSQLRNAHACTTPYDLIGDIAKGATLTRITASRILGKLTPEKKMMFAINPEEFITKVINLIKAQKATIIIEHISYNRIEGKYDSSIFTAEKHSAGYDKAIRAKRHITDYVFTDGTAKDSIEKTFCQSLESAEEVAVYAKLPKGFHIPTPVGNYSPDWAIAFKKGTVKHIFFIAETKGTMDSMELRAIEKAKINCAKKLFNEISTENVKYHDVDSYEHLLDVMQTIN, via the coding sequence ATGAAAGAAATGAAATTTAATTTTAAGATACAACCATATCAAACTGACGCTGTTGAAAGCATCGTTGGTGTTTTTGCTGGCCAACCAAAATTCGACGAGACCAGTGATAACACTATCTATGCGAGAGATTTTGGGAAAAAGGTAAAGACAGTTTCTAAAGAAGAAATTCAAGCTCTCCAGTTGCATTTTAATGATTTGGGAGATAGTATTGATGTATCAGATGCTGAAGAGCAGCTGGATGCAGCTGGATATCGTAATGCAGATATAGTTTTATCTGATCAGCAACTACTTGAGAACATTAATACAATTCAAGCTCAGCAGAATATATATAAGTCGTCAAAACTATTTTCAGACATAGGGCGTGTATCTTTGGATGTTGAAATGGAAACAGGTACAGGTAAAACTTACGTGTATGTGAAGACCATGTTTGAGTTAAATAAGCAGTACGGATGGAGTAAATTTATCGTAGTAGTACCTAGCATTGCTATACGTGAAGGTGTAAAGAAGTCTATGGAAATGACTGTTGAGCATTTCATGGAACATTATGGCAAGAAAGCAAGATTTTTCATTTACAATAGTAGTAACTTGAATGCATTAGATAAATTCTCAAGTGATGCAGGAATAAATGTGATGATTATAAATACCCAAGCATTTGCCACCTCAATGAAAAAGGATGCAAAGAATAAAGAAAGTCGTATTATATACTCAAAACGTGATGAGTTTAATAGTCGTCGTCCTATAGATGTTATCAAGGTAAATCGTCCAATTGTAATTTTAGATGAGCCACAAAAAATGGGAGGTGCTGCTACCCAAACAGGAATCAAGAATTTTAACCCTCTTTTTTTGATCAACTACTCGGCTACTCATAAAAATCATCACAATGAGGTGTACGTTCTTGATGCTCTTGATGCATACAACAAAAAACTTGTAAAAAAAATCCAAGTAAAGGGTTTTGAAATACACAATCTTCGAGGTACTGATCGATATATTTTCTTTGAAAAGATTGTTGTTTCAAGTAATAAACCTCCTATGGCAAAATTAGAAATCGAAGTGCGCCAAGCAAATGGTGTTACTCGAAAAACTAAGCTTTTGAGTATAAGAGATAACTTGTATTTAGCATCAAATGGGTTACAACAGTACAAGAATGGATATACAATAAATAATATCGATCCTGATATTAACACAATTGAATTTGTAAATGGAGAAACAATGAAGACAGGAGATGTCGTTGGTGACATCTCTGAAAAGGATATGCGCCGTATTCAAATTCGTGAGACAATTCAATCTCATTTCGAAAAGGAGGAGGCGTTATTCCATAAAGGCATAAAGACACTTTCACTTTTCTTCATAGATCATGTTTCAATGTATCGTCAATATGATGAAGATGGAGAGGAATTTCTTGGAGAATATGGAAAAATCTTTGAAGAGGAGTATAATAATATACTTAATGATAAACTTAGATTATTTGGTTCAAGTGGTGATGAAGCTGAAAAGGATGACTATCAGATATATCTTTGTCGCTTTGATACTCATGATATTCATCGTGGATACTTTAGCGTTGATAAGAAAGGGCATAGTGTTAACAGTGAATTGAAAAAAGGCTCAGACATTTCAGATGACATTTCTGCATATGATCTTATCTTAAAAAATAAAGAGCGTCTGTTAAGTTTTGATGAACCAACACGCTTCATATTTTCTCATTCTGCATTACGTGAAGGATGGGACAATCCAAATGTTTTCCAGATCTGTACTCTCAAACATTCCGATAGTGCAACAACTAAGCGTCAAGAAGTTGGACGAGGATTACGCCTTGCAGTGAACAGCTCAGGAACCCGTATGGATGCACAGACTATAGGTGAAGATCTAGTTCACGAAATTAACAAACTCACTGTAATTGCAAGCGAAAGTTATACTACGTTTGTGACCGATTTACAAAAAGAGACAAGAGACGTTCTTTATGACCGTCCAACTAAAGCGACTACAGAATATTTTAAGGGTAAAATACTAAAGGTTGGCGAAAATATTATCACAATTGATGATCAACAGGCGGCAAGTATTATTTCTTACCTTGTAGACAACGACTATATCGATTCTAAAGGTGGTATTACAGAAGAATATCACAAAGCTACTATAAGTGGAACATTAGAACCATTACCCAAAAAACTCCGTGATATGGAAGAGCCGGTTCACAAACTCATTCAATCTATTTTTGATGAGCATGCTTTGGATGGTATGTTTGAAAATGGTCACAATACTACAATTGAAGATAACCCACTTAACGAAAACTTTTATAAAAAAGAATTTCAGGATTTATGGAAAAAGATTAATCATAAGTATGCATATACTGTAAGTTTTGACAGTGAAGAATTGATTAAGAATGCATCTGAGGCAATCAATAAAGATTTGCATGTTGCACAAGTAAGATATAGCATAACAACTGGACAACAAAATGAAACAATATCTCAGTTGCAAATTAAGAGTGGAACGACATTTAGTGGGGGCTCTTCACTTTCACAATTGAGAAATGCACATGCATGTACAACACCTTATGATTTGATTGGTGATATTGCCAAAGGAGCTACCTTAACACGAATAACAGCTAGTCGTATTTTGGGGAAATTAACTCCAGAGAAAAAAATGATGTTTGCGATTAATCCGGAAGAATTCATTACGAAGGTTATTAATCTAATTAAAGCTCAAAAAGCGACTATAATTATTGAGCATATTTCGTATAACCGTATTGAAGGTAAATATGATAGCTCTATTTTTACAGCAGAAAAACATAGTGCAGGTTATGATAAAGCTATTCGTGCAAAACGTCATATTACAGATTATGTGTTCACTGATGGAACTGCAAAAGATAGTATAGAAAAAACTTTTTGTCAAAGTCTTGAAAGTGCAGAGGAAGTTGCGGTATACGCAAAACTACCAAAGGGTTTTCATATTCCTACACCAGTAGGTAACTATTCTCCAGATTGGGCAATAGCATTCAAAAAAGGCACTGTGAAGCATATTTTTTTCATTGCAGAAACTAAAGGAACAATGGATTCAATGGAACTTCGTGCAATAGAGAAAGCTAAGATTAATTGTGCCAAGAAACTCTTCAATGAAATATCTACTGAGAATGTTAAATATCATGATGTAGACAGCTATGAGCATCTACTGGATGTGATGCAAACAATTAATTAA
- a CDS encoding DUF362 domain-containing protein, which translates to METSKVYYTDLRTSPTSNLLDKMERLVKRAGIEQLPLKDSFVAIKIHFGEPGNLAYLRPNYAARMANLLRNNGAKPFLTDCNTLYSGRRANAVDHLQSAMENGYNPISAQCQVIIGDGLKGTDCREIPLNGEYCAAPKIGTAIVDADIIISMNHFKGHEQAGFGGALKNLGMGCASVAGKLELHSASQPKIDTESCIGCNICVKHCAHDAVHLNARRKAEIDYAKCVGCGQCVALCQYDGAIMGDEDTSERLNYKIAEYSLAVVKNKPNFHISFIMNVSPECDCWNHNDAAIVPDLGILASTDPVALDKACADMVIQAPILHTGNRLSAGHEHDDLCGHDKFHMMHPDTDWLAGLRHAEKIGLGNMQYELVKI; encoded by the coding sequence ATGGAAACATCAAAAGTCTACTACACAGACCTGCGTACCTCTCCTACTTCCAATCTTCTGGATAAGATGGAGCGCTTGGTAAAGCGGGCAGGTATTGAACAACTACCCTTAAAAGACAGTTTTGTCGCTATCAAGATTCACTTCGGTGAGCCGGGAAACCTTGCTTATCTTCGTCCGAATTATGCAGCTCGCATGGCAAACCTATTGCGCAACAATGGTGCAAAACCTTTCTTGACGGACTGTAACACACTATATTCAGGCCGTCGTGCCAATGCCGTCGATCATCTGCAAAGCGCAATGGAAAATGGTTATAATCCTATATCCGCCCAATGCCAGGTCATCATCGGAGATGGATTGAAAGGTACGGATTGCCGGGAAATTCCCTTAAACGGTGAGTACTGTGCCGCCCCCAAGATTGGTACTGCCATAGTCGATGCGGATATTATCATCAGTATGAATCACTTTAAAGGGCACGAACAGGCAGGTTTTGGCGGAGCTTTAAAGAATTTGGGCATGGGTTGTGCCAGCGTAGCCGGAAAACTGGAACTACATTCAGCCTCTCAACCCAAAATAGATACGGAAAGTTGTATCGGCTGTAATATCTGCGTGAAGCACTGTGCACACGATGCTGTACATCTGAATGCAAGACGCAAAGCAGAAATAGATTATGCGAAATGCGTAGGTTGCGGACAATGTGTCGCCTTGTGCCAGTATGACGGCGCCATTATGGGCGATGAAGATACGTCCGAACGCTTAAACTATAAGATTGCCGAATATTCACTGGCCGTAGTGAAAAATAAGCCCAACTTCCACATCAGTTTTATAATGAACGTATCTCCGGAATGTGACTGTTGGAATCATAATGATGCCGCCATTGTACCCGACCTCGGTATTCTGGCTTCTACAGACCCTGTGGCTCTGGATAAAGCATGCGCGGATATGGTCATACAAGCTCCTATACTGCACACGGGCAACCGCCTTTCCGCCGGACATGAGCACGATGATTTGTGTGGCCATGACAAGTTCCACATGATGCACCCGGATACGGACTGGCTGGCTGGATTGCGCCATGCGGAAAAGATCGGATTGGGCAATATGCAATATGAATTGGTGAAGATTTAA
- a CDS encoding 6-bladed beta-propeller: MRHSCISFLSISLFLLTACSGEKGSHDQVSTVNIDKGVEHFDADYTSAQYQSLFKNPKTIRLETNDKCLLSANAYLLNVTPKYIVIGDKTSFYFFNAENGSFLSVMDRKGNGPEEYADIFSRFFDEEKELIYVATPNKTKLYKPDGTFVSEYPKDSISNFIGVSNGYWGTYKREYQKSHLVAFFDKDWNMKQSFFPFDAESVMGFSGGYIVPRFRDGNDQVCIVINDTLYASRKEKLIPVVAINQGRLKMPTDLNGDLERMLTEGKYCIKAENALLVNDLLFYDFFWNESRHYTLWDTNSGELLTHSEKGYAMPYNEKAIVNTPVSLIRNNKAYTLLSIDKLAQYGLASEEDDSNPTLLCVDLEN; the protein is encoded by the coding sequence ATGCGACACTCTTGTATTTCCTTTCTCAGTATTTCTCTTTTTCTTCTCACGGCTTGCTCCGGAGAAAAAGGTTCACATGATCAGGTTTCTACAGTCAATATAGATAAAGGCGTCGAACACTTTGATGCGGACTACACTTCGGCACAATATCAGTCTCTTTTCAAAAATCCGAAAACGATCCGGCTGGAAACGAATGATAAATGCCTGTTGAGTGCTAATGCGTATCTGCTTAATGTGACTCCAAAGTACATAGTTATCGGAGATAAGACGAGTTTTTATTTCTTTAATGCCGAAAACGGTTCTTTTCTTTCTGTGATGGATAGGAAGGGAAATGGACCTGAAGAATATGCCGACATCTTTTCCCGCTTTTTTGATGAAGAAAAAGAGTTGATTTATGTTGCAACTCCTAATAAGACTAAATTATATAAGCCGGACGGGACTTTCGTCAGCGAATACCCCAAAGATAGTATATCCAACTTTATAGGTGTATCCAACGGATATTGGGGAACCTACAAAAGAGAGTATCAGAAATCGCACTTAGTAGCCTTCTTTGATAAGGACTGGAACATGAAACAATCTTTCTTTCCTTTCGATGCTGAATCGGTAATGGGTTTTTCAGGTGGGTATATCGTGCCCAGATTCAGAGACGGAAACGACCAAGTGTGTATTGTGATTAATGATACGCTGTATGCCAGCAGAAAGGAAAAACTCATTCCCGTTGTAGCCATCAATCAGGGCAGACTGAAGATGCCGACAGATTTGAATGGCGATCTTGAGCGTATGCTTACGGAAGGGAAATATTGCATCAAGGCGGAAAATGCTTTATTGGTGAATGACCTGTTATTTTATGATTTCTTCTGGAATGAGAGCAGGCATTATACACTATGGGATACAAATAGCGGGGAATTGCTGACTCATTCGGAAAAAGGATACGCCATGCCTTATAATGAGAAAGCAATTGTAAATACTCCTGTTTCCCTTATCCGGAACAACAAGGCATATACATTACTTTCTATTGATAAATTGGCTCAATATGGCTTAGCCAGTGAGGAGGATGACTCGAATCCTACATTGCTCTGTGTGGATTTAGAAAACTGA
- a CDS encoding nitroreductase family protein — MNLDEVLHYRRSVRAYDKTKLIDPERIKHYLELATLAPNSSDMQLWEFYHITQPELLAKVSRACLDQKATSTASQIVVFVVRRDWYRKHARFVLDFERENIRRYSPKERQAKRIKDRELYYGKLMPFVYARFFGFLGLFRKLLVNIISIFRPMMLEVSENDMRVTAHKSCALAAQTFMIAMANEGYDTCPLEGLDSRRLKRILKLPRGAEINMVIPCGIRDGNKGIWGERCRVPFDGVYRRI, encoded by the coding sequence ATGAATTTAGACGAAGTCCTCCATTATCGTCGCTCTGTGCGAGCCTACGATAAAACGAAACTGATAGATCCGGAAAGAATAAAACATTATCTGGAATTGGCAACATTAGCTCCCAACAGCTCGGATATGCAGTTATGGGAGTTTTATCATATCACTCAGCCCGAATTGCTGGCAAAGGTTTCAAGAGCTTGTCTCGATCAGAAAGCCACTTCCACAGCTTCACAAATAGTTGTTTTCGTGGTACGGCGTGATTGGTACAGGAAGCATGCGCGGTTTGTACTTGACTTCGAACGGGAGAATATCCGGCGTTACAGTCCGAAAGAGCGTCAGGCCAAACGCATCAAAGACCGGGAATTATACTATGGCAAATTGATGCCGTTTGTTTATGCCCGTTTCTTTGGATTTTTGGGATTATTCAGAAAACTATTGGTTAACATCATCAGCATTTTTCGCCCGATGATGCTTGAAGTTTCCGAAAATGATATGCGCGTGACTGCCCATAAATCTTGTGCACTCGCTGCCCAAACGTTTATGATTGCTATGGCAAACGAAGGATATGACACTTGTCCTTTGGAAGGTTTGGATAGCCGTCGGCTAAAAAGGATACTGAAATTGCCTCGTGGTGCTGAAATAAACATGGTTATCCCCTGTGGAATACGGGACGGAAATAAAGGAATCTGGGGAGAACGGTGCAGAGTACCGTTTGATGGAGTTTATCGTAGAATCTAA
- a CDS encoding flavin reductase family protein yields the protein MRKNYGAKPFSYPQPVFIIAAYDENGLPNAMNAAWGGISEMKEISICISEGHKTTANILKRKAFTVSMAEVGQVVACDYVGIVSGNKVTDKFARAGFHATRSEFVDAPLIDELSVAVECKLKDYNPETCILRGEIVNVSVDERVLDENGKVDASKVAPIIFDPFNNDYLKVGEKVGKAFSNGKALK from the coding sequence ATGAGAAAGAATTACGGAGCAAAACCCTTTTCCTATCCGCAGCCGGTGTTTATCATCGCTGCTTATGATGAAAATGGACTTCCAAACGCTATGAATGCGGCTTGGGGCGGTATCAGTGAGATGAAAGAGATCAGTATTTGCATCAGCGAAGGACACAAGACCACTGCGAATATCCTGAAGCGCAAAGCATTTACAGTAAGTATGGCGGAAGTGGGGCAAGTTGTTGCCTGCGATTACGTAGGTATTGTTTCCGGCAATAAGGTAACGGACAAATTCGCCCGTGCAGGCTTCCATGCTACCCGTTCGGAGTTCGTGGATGCTCCGCTGATTGACGAACTGTCCGTAGCGGTGGAGTGCAAACTGAAAGATTACAATCCCGAAACCTGCATCTTACGTGGAGAGATCGTAAATGTAAGTGTAGACGAGCGTGTACTTGATGAAAACGGAAAAGTAGATGCTTCTAAAGTAGCTCCCATCATCTTCGATCCGTTTAACAACGACTATCTGAAGGTGGGCGAAAAGGTGGGTAAGGCTTTTTCGAATGGCAAGGCATTGAAATGA